ATAAAGGACGCGTTATTTGTTTGTATTACAGGTATAAAAACAGATGGACATAAATATATAGATGATGTCATAAAAAAGGGTGCTCAGGCCATTATTGTATCAAAACATATTAATATAAACGAAGCATATAGAGATATAACGGTGATACAAGTACCTGATTCAAGAAAAGCATTAGCCATTGCTTCAAGAAATTTCTGTCATAACCCTTCAAAAGATTTCAATTTAATAGGTATAACGGGAACAAATGGTAAAACAACCACGACGTTTTTAATTGACCATATATTAAAACAGCACCATAAAAAAACAGGTTTAATCGGAACAATAGAAAATCGAATTAACGATAAAGTGATAGAATCAAGCAGAACCACACCAGAATCTTATGACTTACAAAAGTTATTACAAAATATGAAAAATGAGCAAGTAGACAATGTTATTATGGAAGTATCGTCTCATGCCTTATCTTTAGATAGAGTTTATGGATTAAGCTATAAAACAGCGGTATTTACAAATTTATCCTTAGATCATTTGGATTATCATAAAACTATGGATAATTATTTGAAAGCAAAAGCTAAGTTATTTAAAATGAGTGAATATGGTGTTGTGAATATAGATGATAAAGCATCCAATGCTATTCTTAGAGAGGCCCAATGTAAAAAAATATACACATACTCTACAATGAATCCAAAAGCAGATTTTTATGCAAATAAAATTGAATTAAATGCTACGGGAGTTGTGTTTAACTTGATTTTTGATGAGAAAATCTATAGGGTTAATTACAGCACCCCGGGTAAATTTAGCGTATACAATGCTCTTGCTGGTATTATTGCAACATACATTGAAGGCATTCCTCTTTCTAATATAATAGAATATATTAATCAATTTACAGGTGTAAGTGGTAGATTTGAGACCATTAATAGTCAGTCAGGATATAGTGTAATCGTTGATTATGCACATTCTCCAGACGGTTTGTTAAATGTCTTGAAATCCATTAAAGAATTTGCAAAAGGAAGAGTCATTACAGTATTTGGATGTGGCGGGGATAGAGACAAAAGCAAGAGACCTATTATGGGAGAAATTGCTTCTGAATATTCCGACTTTGTTATTATTACTTCAGATAATCCACGTACTGAAAATCCTGAAACCATTATTAAAGAAATAGAAGTAGGTATCAGTAAAAACAAATGTGCGTATTCAACAATCTTATCCAGAAAAGA
The genomic region above belongs to Natranaerovirga hydrolytica and contains:
- a CDS encoding UDP-N-acetylmuramoyl-L-alanyl-D-glutamate--2,6-diaminopimelate ligase; this encodes MYIKDIIKDIPHKVLSGSIEKDISNIFYDSREVIKDALFVCITGIKTDGHKYIDDVIKKGAQAIIVSKHININEAYRDITVIQVPDSRKALAIASRNFCHNPSKDFNLIGITGTNGKTTTTFLIDHILKQHHKKTGLIGTIENRINDKVIESSRTTPESYDLQKLLQNMKNEQVDNVIMEVSSHALSLDRVYGLSYKTAVFTNLSLDHLDYHKTMDNYLKAKAKLFKMSEYGVVNIDDKASNAILREAQCKKIYTYSTMNPKADFYANKIELNATGVVFNLIFDEKIYRVNYSTPGKFSVYNALAGIIATYIEGIPLSNIIEYINQFTGVSGRFETINSQSGYSVIVDYAHSPDGLLNVLKSIKEFAKGRVITVFGCGGDRDKSKRPIMGEIASEYSDFVIITSDNPRTENPETIIKEIEVGISKNKCAYSTILSRKEGIKFAITMAEEDDVILIAGKGHETYQEINDEIYDFNDVEIVKETIQEESNLV